From the genome of Denticeps clupeoides chromosome 4, fDenClu1.1, whole genome shotgun sequence, one region includes:
- the LOC114787887 gene encoding angiopoietin-related protein 3-like has protein sequence MRRAASLLLLVALAHALPTKDGKTAEDADVLPPTVQAETRSRFAPLDDVRLLANGLLQLGHSLRDFVQKTKGQIQDIFQKLSLFDRSFYQLSILTSEIKEEEEELKKTTVILKTSNEEIRNLSQEISSRMEDIVRERRQLRGQVGGLEDKLSGLSQGLLSPQQLAEISALKELISSQEQSITDLLKAVKDQSDQLNSQRNQIKILEKKLKDPRLQETAVKIHTETDSHNSTAV, from the exons ATGAGGCGAGCAGCTTCTCTGCTTCTGCTGGTGGCTTTGGCTCACGCGCTCCCCACCAAAGATGGCAAGACGGCCGAGGACGCCGACGTCCTCCCACCAACGGTCCAGGCAGAGACGCGCTCTCGCTTCGCCCCGCTGGACGACGTGCGGCTGCTGGCCAACGGCCTCCTGCAGCTGGGCCACAGCCTGAGGGACTTCGTTCAGAAAACCAAGGGCCAGATCCAAGACATCTTCCAGAAGCTCTCGCTCTTCGACCGCTCCTTCTACCAACTGTCCATCCTGACCAGCGAGAtcaaagaagaggaggaggagctaaAAAAGACCACCGTCATCCTCAAGACCAGCAACGAGGAGATCCGGAACCTCTCGCAGGAGATCAGCTCGAGGATGGAGGACATCGTGCGGGAGCGCCGGCAGCTGAGGGGTCAGGTCGGCGGGCTGGAGGACAAACTGAGCGGCCTGTCCCAGGGCCTGCTGTCCCCCCAGCAGCTGGCTGAGATCTCAGCACTAAAG GAGCTGATAAGTTCTCAGGAGCAAAGCATCACTGACTTGCTGAAAGCTGTGAAAGACCAAAGCGACCAGCTGAACTCGCAGAGGAACCAGATCAAGATCCTAGAGAAGAAG CTGAAAGACCCCAGGCTCCAGGAGACCGCGGTCAAAATCCACACGGAGACGGATTCCCACAATTCTACTGCCGTCTGA